A genomic window from Rhodococcus sp. KBS0724 includes:
- the thiS gene encoding sulfur carrier protein ThiS produces MSEQVPIGITVNGEELEFDRAVTVTELLTHLELPSKGIAVAVDGALFPRGRWDESVARGWEIEILTAVQGG; encoded by the coding sequence ATGAGTGAGCAGGTCCCGATCGGGATCACCGTCAATGGCGAGGAACTCGAATTCGATCGAGCCGTCACGGTGACCGAACTTCTGACGCACCTCGAACTGCCCAGCAAGGGAATTGCCGTCGCCGTCGACGGTGCGCTGTTCCCGCGCGGGCGCTGGGACGAATCCGTCGCGCGTGGCTGGGAAATCGAGATCCTCACGGCGGTGCAGGGTGGCTGA